One part of the Xanthocytophaga agilis genome encodes these proteins:
- a CDS encoding xanthine dehydrogenase family protein subunit M — translation MNNFAYSRAHTVTDAIQQINSHGHSQFIAGGTNVVDLLKYFITSADALVDINPIEEHHSIEEMEDGGVRIGALVTNADTAYHLLIEQRYPLLTKAILAGASPQIRNMATNGGNLLQRTRCYYFYDANAPCNKREPGSGCSAIDGYNRIMAILGTSEQCIAVFPSDMCVALAALDAQINISGPYADHTIPLVDFHRLPGDTPHLDNNLQPGEIITSIDLPAQGFSRNYSYLKLRDRNSYAFALVSVATGLELEGDVIREARIALGGVAHKPWRVPEAEDFLRGKTASRENFGAAADIILQGATGFMHNNFKIELAKRAIIRNGMMALHPETQLPGAQPSL, via the coding sequence ATGAATAATTTCGCATATTCACGGGCACATACAGTAACAGATGCTATACAACAGATAAATTCTCATGGGCATTCACAATTTATCGCTGGTGGTACCAATGTGGTAGATTTGCTTAAGTACTTTATTACCTCTGCAGATGCGCTGGTTGATATCAATCCTATCGAAGAGCATCATTCTATCGAAGAAATGGAAGACGGAGGCGTACGCATAGGAGCACTGGTTACCAATGCGGATACTGCCTATCATCTACTCATTGAGCAACGATATCCTTTACTGACAAAAGCTATACTGGCAGGAGCTTCTCCTCAAATTCGTAATATGGCTACCAATGGAGGAAATCTGTTGCAACGGACACGTTGCTATTATTTTTATGATGCCAATGCTCCTTGCAATAAGCGAGAGCCGGGCTCCGGTTGTTCTGCTATTGATGGCTACAATCGTATTATGGCTATCCTAGGCACAAGTGAACAATGTATCGCTGTTTTTCCTTCTGATATGTGTGTGGCATTGGCTGCTCTGGATGCACAGATAAATATTTCAGGCCCCTATGCAGATCACACCATTCCTCTGGTTGACTTTCATCGCTTGCCAGGTGATACACCACATCTGGACAACAATCTGCAACCAGGTGAAATCATTACCAGCATAGATTTACCGGCTCAGGGATTTTCACGCAACTACTCCTATCTCAAACTGCGGGATCGTAATTCATATGCTTTTGCACTGGTATCTGTTGCCACAGGGCTGGAACTTGAGGGAGATGTCATTCGGGAGGCAAGAATTGCTTTGGGAGGAGTCGCCCATAAACCTTGGCGAGTACCAGAAGCAGAAGACTTTCTGCGGGGAAAAACTGCGTCACGAGAGAACTTTGGTGCAGCAGCAGATATAATCCTGCAGGGAGCTACCGGATTTATGCACAATAACTTTAAGATTGAGCTAGCCAAAAGAGCTATCATCCGTAACGGCATGATGGCACTCCATCCGGAAACACAACTACCCGGCGCCCAACCTTCTTTGTAA
- a CDS encoding (2Fe-2S)-binding protein, translating to MSILYSPTSMQGHEVEEGKLHTISLTINGVRKEIQVLPWVSLLDALREYLHLTGTKKGCDHGQCGACTVLCDGKRINSCLTLAVMKEGSDITTIEGIAPADGELHPLQKAFIEHDAFQCGYCTPGQICSAIGMMEEGKAHTRDDVKELMSGNLCRCGANTNIIDAIMEVKEGGKDE from the coding sequence ATGTCAATACTGTATTCGCCAACATCAATGCAGGGACACGAGGTAGAGGAGGGGAAGCTCCACACCATTTCCCTCACTATCAATGGAGTCCGGAAAGAAATCCAGGTACTGCCTTGGGTAAGTTTATTGGACGCATTGCGTGAGTATCTGCACCTGACAGGTACCAAGAAAGGATGTGATCACGGACAATGTGGTGCTTGTACTGTCCTTTGCGATGGCAAACGAATTAACAGTTGTCTGACCCTGGCTGTTATGAAAGAAGGTTCTGATATTACTACTATTGAAGGTATTGCTCCAGCGGACGGCGAACTTCATCCATTGCAGAAGGCATTTATTGAACACGATGCTTTTCAATGTGGATATTGTACTCCCGGACAGATCTGCAGCGCTATTGGTATGATGGAGGAAGGCAAAGCTCACACCCGCGATGATGTAAAAGAACTGATGAGTGGCAACTTATGTCGCTGTGGTGCCAACACAAACATTATTGATGCCATCATGGAAGTGAAGGAAGGAGGAAAAGATGAATAA
- a CDS encoding homocysteine S-methyltransferase family protein, whose amino-acid sequence MHPIEQELDNQILILDGAMGTMIQPYGLSEADFRNASLEHHAIELKGNNDLLNVTRPDVIKEIHLQYLQAGADILSTNTFGANAISQEDYKTADLVYDINYQGAKIARETIKVYQERNRSRPLFVAGAMGPTTKLASMSPDVNNAGFRSVTFDQLAAAYTEQAKALIDGGIDLFLLETITDTLNAKAALFALMQLFDETGKQYPIMVSGTIADASGRILSGQTIEAFIISISHAPLLSVGLNCALGAKELRPYIQTLDKEAPFYVSTHPNAGLPNQFGGYDQSAEEFASLVYEFAKNGWLNIVGGCCGTTPQHIEALASKIKNLPPRQKPARRMQREGVTSHPEQGEYSGTSKSTNALSLQEFLQKVSEAEDEQSFLQVKETFEQNKKQYHPEQAMLINAHIFGRYQYLRSANKFAR is encoded by the coding sequence ATGCATCCAATCGAACAGGAATTAGACAACCAAATACTTATTCTGGATGGAGCGATGGGAACTATGATACAACCCTATGGTTTATCAGAAGCTGACTTTAGAAACGCTTCACTGGAACATCATGCTATAGAGCTCAAAGGGAACAACGATTTGCTTAACGTAACCCGTCCGGATGTTATCAAAGAAATTCACCTACAATATCTGCAGGCAGGTGCTGATATTCTATCGACCAACACATTCGGAGCAAATGCGATTTCTCAGGAAGACTATAAAACTGCCGATCTGGTGTATGACATCAATTATCAGGGAGCAAAAATTGCGCGAGAAACTATCAAAGTTTATCAGGAAAGGAATAGATCCCGGCCTCTTTTTGTGGCAGGAGCAATGGGACCAACAACCAAGTTAGCATCTATGTCGCCGGATGTCAACAATGCAGGTTTTCGCTCTGTAACCTTCGATCAGTTGGCTGCAGCGTATACGGAACAGGCCAAAGCCCTTATCGATGGTGGTATAGATCTGTTTTTGCTGGAAACTATAACAGATACATTAAATGCCAAGGCGGCGTTGTTTGCGCTGATGCAACTCTTTGATGAGACCGGAAAGCAATATCCCATCATGGTATCAGGCACTATTGCCGATGCCAGTGGACGAATTTTGTCAGGTCAGACTATTGAAGCATTTATTATTTCTATTTCGCATGCACCTCTGTTGTCTGTTGGTTTAAACTGTGCTCTTGGTGCTAAAGAATTACGACCTTATATACAGACACTGGACAAAGAAGCTCCTTTTTATGTAAGTACCCATCCTAATGCCGGACTTCCCAATCAGTTTGGTGGCTATGATCAATCCGCAGAGGAATTTGCGTCGCTTGTTTACGAATTTGCGAAGAATGGCTGGCTTAACATTGTAGGTGGTTGTTGTGGTACCACTCCTCAGCATATAGAAGCACTAGCCAGCAAGATCAAAAATCTACCTCCCAGACAAAAGCCAGCTCGTCGCATGCAGAGAGAAGGTGTAACTTCTCATCCCGAACAAGGTGAATACAGTGGAACAAGTAAAAGTACGAATGCATTGTCACTACAGGAGTTTTTGCAAAAGGTTTCCGAGGCAGAGGATGAACAATCCTTTTTACAGGTAAAAGAAACATTTGAGCAGAATAAAAAGCAGTATCATCCGGAACAGGCGATGCTGATCAATGCACATATTTTTGGCCGCTATCAGTATTTACGTAGTGCCAATAAATTTGCCCGATAA